From Streptomyces durmitorensis, a single genomic window includes:
- a CDS encoding TolB family protein: MTQNTAPSRLSLRARVIAVAAAAAVLATVAVAYTLRAADRAEPTAATSEFALDAGHLYFRNTEAGAGTGASAGSGAGRVARTGSALGQGRRTTGGPSCERFYAAADTALCLQRRPGIPPKSYAVVLDRQLREKRRIALTGIPNRARVSASGRMLSWTMFATGDSYAGSSFSTRTSILDTRTGYLIKNMEEIPLTLDGRRYHSPDVNYWGVTFAEGDNRFYATVSTKGKTYLVQGDMKKWAARTLRTNVECPSLSPDNTRLAFKKRVRKGSSDPWRLYVLDLRTMRERPLAETRNVDDQAAWLDDDTVAYALPGAEGRKQDIWTTRADGKGAPNLTVRGGTSPAAVR, encoded by the coding sequence ATGACCCAGAACACCGCACCCTCAAGGCTCTCCCTGCGCGCCCGCGTCATCGCCGTGGCCGCGGCCGCCGCCGTCCTCGCGACAGTGGCCGTCGCCTACACCCTGCGCGCAGCCGACCGGGCCGAACCGACCGCCGCCACCTCGGAGTTCGCACTCGACGCGGGTCACCTGTACTTCCGCAACACGGAAGCGGGCGCGGGAACGGGTGCCAGCGCAGGATCGGGCGCGGGCCGCGTGGCCCGGACCGGCAGCGCACTCGGCCAAGGCCGCCGCACCACGGGCGGCCCCTCCTGCGAGCGGTTCTACGCCGCCGCGGACACCGCGCTCTGCCTCCAGCGCCGCCCGGGAATCCCGCCCAAGTCGTACGCAGTCGTCCTCGACCGGCAGTTGCGCGAGAAGCGCCGCATCGCACTGACCGGCATCCCCAACCGGGCCCGGGTCTCGGCGTCGGGCCGGATGCTGTCCTGGACGATGTTCGCGACGGGGGACTCGTACGCGGGCTCCTCCTTCTCCACCCGCACCTCGATCCTGGACACCCGCACGGGCTACTTGATCAAGAACATGGAGGAGATCCCCCTCACCCTCGACGGCCGCCGCTACCACTCCCCCGACGTCAACTACTGGGGCGTCACCTTCGCCGAGGGCGACAACCGCTTCTACGCGACCGTCTCGACCAAGGGCAAGACGTACCTGGTCCAGGGCGACATGAAGAAGTGGGCGGCCCGAACCCTGCGCACGAACGTGGAGTGCCCCTCGCTCTCCCCCGACAACACACGCCTGGCGTTCAAGAAGCGCGTACGAAAGGGGAGTTCGGACCCCTGGCGCCTGTACGTCCTCGACCTGCGCACGATGCGCGAACGCCCCCTCGCCGAGACCCGCAACGTCGACGACCAGGCCGCATGGCTGGACGACGACACCGTGGCGTACGCCCTGCCGGGCGCGGAGGGCAGGAAGCAGGACATCTGGACGACGCGGGCGGACGGGAAGGGGGCGCCGAACTTGACGGTACGAGGCGGGACTTCACCGGCGGCAGTGCGCTGA
- a CDS encoding MFS transporter gives MYLASTDAVAKAKAEAKAKAEPKSKSIAKTKARRRRVAGPVLALGAVSLVTDISSEMVTAVLPLYFVLQLGLSPLQFGFLDGLYNGVTAFVRLLGGYAADRGGRHKLVAGGGYALSALSRLGLLLAGGATAGIGAALAADRIGKGVRTAPRDALISLSSPPDALGKAFGVHRAMDTTGALLGPLVAFALLWATADAYDAVFVVSFCFGLLGVLMLIAFVPGRESLPAPPAEKRGGPTGIRLKALDLLRVPAFRRILCAASLLGAATIGDAFLYLLLQRRLDFAVSWFPLLPLGAAAVYLLLAVPAGRIADRSGRRVPFLAGHVALLGGYVLLLSPADGWALLIGVLLLLGIFYAATDGVLMALATPVLPQGRRASGMAVLQTGQALARLVAAAGFGAAWTLWGIGPALTCAALALTAALAGATALLPRHERQT, from the coding sequence ATGTATCTGGCGTCAACGGACGCGGTCGCGAAGGCCAAAGCCGAGGCCAAAGCCAAGGCCGAGCCCAAGTCCAAGTCCATTGCCAAAACCAAGGCCAGGCGCCGCCGCGTCGCAGGGCCCGTCCTCGCCCTCGGCGCGGTCAGCCTGGTCACCGACATCTCCTCCGAGATGGTCACGGCAGTCCTTCCGCTCTACTTCGTGCTCCAACTCGGCCTCTCTCCGCTCCAGTTCGGATTCCTGGACGGCCTCTACAACGGCGTGACCGCGTTCGTACGACTCCTCGGCGGGTACGCCGCCGACCGCGGCGGGCGGCACAAGCTCGTCGCCGGCGGCGGCTACGCCCTCTCCGCGCTCTCCCGGCTCGGCCTGCTCCTCGCGGGCGGCGCCACGGCCGGGATCGGCGCTGCGCTCGCCGCTGACCGCATCGGCAAGGGCGTACGGACCGCGCCGCGCGACGCGCTCATCTCGCTCAGCAGCCCGCCGGACGCCCTCGGCAAGGCGTTCGGCGTGCACCGCGCGATGGACACGACGGGCGCACTGCTCGGGCCGCTCGTCGCGTTCGCACTGCTCTGGGCGACGGCGGACGCGTACGACGCCGTGTTCGTGGTCAGCTTCTGCTTCGGGCTGCTCGGAGTCCTGATGCTGATCGCGTTCGTGCCGGGTCGGGAAAGCCTCCCGGCGCCGCCCGCAGAGAAGAGGGGCGGCCCAACAGGCATCCGCCTCAAGGCACTTGACCTCCTCCGCGTCCCCGCTTTCCGGCGCATCCTCTGCGCCGCTTCCCTCCTCGGCGCCGCCACCATCGGCGACGCCTTCCTCTACCTGCTCCTCCAGCGGCGGCTCGACTTCGCGGTGAGCTGGTTCCCGCTCCTTCCGCTGGGCGCCGCCGCGGTCTATCTGCTGCTCGCGGTGCCCGCCGGGCGCATCGCCGACCGCTCGGGCCGCCGCGTCCCCTTCCTGGCCGGGCATGTGGCGCTGCTCGGCGGATACGTCCTGCTGCTCTCCCCCGCCGACGGCTGGGCCCTGCTCATCGGCGTACTCCTGCTCCTCGGCATCTTCTACGCGGCCACCGACGGCGTCCTGATGGCGCTCGCCACGCCGGTGCTTCCCCAGGGGCGGCGGGCCAGCGGCATGGCGGTCCTCCAGACGGGCCAGGCGCTGGCCCGCCTCGTCGCGGCCGCCGGGTTCGGCGCGGCCTGGACGCTGTGGGGCATCGGCCCCGCGCTGACCTGCGCGGCGCTCGCGCTGACGGCGGCACTGGCGGGGGCGACGGCGCTCCTCCCCCGCCACGAAAGGCAGACATGA
- a CDS encoding metallophosphoesterase family protein has protein sequence MPPTPRAMNSRTNKARWAIPLAAGASLALVGGTLLWSPADEADAAPSGKDTKAAFTAVAAGDIAEQCTSGDSGCAHPKTAALVKQLNPSFVMTMGDNQYDDARLQDFEDYYDTSWGAFKDKTRPVPGNHETYDPEGALEGYKSYFGSVAYPKGESYYSYDKDNWHFIALDSNSFDDKAQIDWLKADLAANSKKCVAAYWHHPLFSSGEHGNDPVSRPVWKLLYANKAELVMNGHDHHYERFAPQNPDGKADANGIVELLGGMGGANPYKIEEVQPNSQKRITKTYGVVKLNFTDTGFSWNLVGTDGATKDSSPSYNCR, from the coding sequence ATGCCACCCACCCCCCGCGCCATGAACTCCCGTACGAACAAAGCCCGTTGGGCCATCCCCCTGGCAGCGGGCGCCTCGCTCGCGCTCGTCGGTGGGACCCTCCTCTGGTCCCCGGCCGACGAGGCCGACGCCGCGCCGAGCGGCAAGGACACGAAAGCGGCCTTCACCGCGGTGGCCGCCGGAGACATCGCCGAGCAGTGCACCTCGGGCGACAGCGGCTGCGCCCACCCCAAGACCGCCGCGCTCGTCAAGCAGCTCAACCCGTCCTTCGTGATGACCATGGGCGACAACCAGTACGACGACGCGCGGCTCCAGGACTTCGAGGACTACTACGACACCAGCTGGGGCGCGTTCAAGGACAAGACGCGCCCGGTGCCGGGCAACCACGAGACGTACGACCCGGAAGGCGCCCTGGAGGGCTACAAGTCCTACTTCGGCAGCGTCGCCTACCCCAAGGGCGAGAGCTACTACAGCTACGACAAGGACAACTGGCACTTCATCGCCCTCGACTCCAACAGCTTCGACGACAAGGCGCAGATCGACTGGCTCAAGGCCGACCTCGCCGCCAACTCCAAGAAGTGCGTGGCCGCTTACTGGCACCACCCCCTTTTCTCCTCGGGCGAGCACGGCAACGACCCGGTCAGCAGGCCCGTCTGGAAACTCCTGTACGCCAACAAGGCCGAGCTGGTCATGAACGGCCACGACCACCACTACGAGCGGTTCGCGCCCCAGAACCCGGACGGCAAGGCCGACGCCAACGGCATCGTCGAGCTGCTCGGCGGCATGGGCGGCGCCAACCCGTACAAGATCGAGGAAGTCCAGCCCAACAGCCAGAAGCGGATCACCAAGACGTACGGCGTGGTGAAGCTGAACTTCACCGACACCGGCTTCTCCTGGAACCTCGTCGGCACGGACGGCGCGACGAAGGACAGCAGCCCGTCCTACAACTGCCGCTGA